From the Phycisphaerales bacterium AB-hyl4 genome, one window contains:
- a CDS encoding class I adenylate-forming enzyme family protein, producing the protein MNCVDLIFEHVDRAPGRAALIEAGDAPRTVTYGALGPCVDRLAAALRRAGVVDAPATRVGLLCPDGADYVLLCLALLRAGACVVPIAGELSSVERKQLVEMTALDRLVLGRGAKWADVPGEAVAIEAGEVSCEGRVGVCGEEVGAAFDEEALAAMRPAFIRFSSGTTGGSKGIVLSHKRLHERIEAANKALAIGASDSVVWMLPMAHHFAVSMMLYLMKGATTVLVREPMAGKVLDAVHAHGGTVLYAAPFHHAMLAGEGSGRGWPGLRLAVSTAAGLPTATAAAFDRRFGVPLSQALGVIEVGLPMVNVARAREKPESVGQVLPDFELALRDEAGASVEAGEVGELYVRGPGMLDAYLVPWRPGGAALSEGWFRTGDLARRDAEGDVFLVGRGKTVINVAGLKCFPEEVEAVLNAHPQVRESRVYGRGHAHVGTVPVAEVVPMDIDSPPTAASLSTHCRQLLAAYKRPMQFQFVDALQRTASGKIRRAVGEAEGA; encoded by the coding sequence ATGAACTGTGTTGATTTGATCTTTGAGCATGTTGATCGCGCGCCGGGGCGGGCGGCGTTGATTGAGGCGGGTGATGCGCCGCGGACGGTGACGTATGGGGCGCTTGGGCCTTGCGTCGATCGGCTGGCGGCGGCGTTGCGGCGGGCGGGTGTGGTCGATGCGCCGGCGACGCGCGTGGGGCTGCTTTGTCCGGATGGGGCGGACTATGTGCTGCTGTGCCTGGCGCTGTTGCGGGCGGGGGCGTGCGTGGTGCCGATCGCGGGGGAACTGTCGAGCGTGGAGCGGAAGCAGTTGGTGGAGATGACAGCGTTGGATCGGTTGGTGCTCGGGCGCGGTGCGAAGTGGGCAGACGTGCCGGGCGAAGCGGTGGCGATTGAAGCGGGGGAAGTGTCGTGCGAAGGTCGGGTGGGTGTGTGCGGGGAGGAGGTGGGGGCAGCGTTTGATGAGGAAGCGCTGGCGGCGATGCGGCCTGCGTTTATTCGGTTCAGCTCGGGGACGACGGGCGGGAGTAAGGGGATTGTGCTTTCGCATAAGCGATTGCATGAGCGGATCGAGGCGGCGAACAAGGCGCTTGCGATCGGGGCGAGCGATTCGGTGGTGTGGATGCTGCCGATGGCGCACCATTTTGCGGTGTCGATGATGCTGTACTTGATGAAGGGGGCGACGACGGTGCTTGTGCGTGAGCCGATGGCGGGGAAGGTGCTCGACGCGGTGCACGCGCATGGGGGGACGGTGTTGTATGCAGCGCCGTTTCATCATGCGATGTTGGCGGGGGAGGGGTCGGGGCGTGGGTGGCCGGGGCTGCGGCTGGCGGTGTCGACGGCGGCGGGGCTGCCGACGGCGACGGCGGCGGCGTTTGATCGGCGGTTTGGTGTGCCGCTGTCGCAGGCGCTTGGGGTGATTGAGGTGGGGCTGCCGATGGTGAACGTGGCACGGGCGAGAGAGAAGCCTGAGTCGGTGGGGCAGGTGCTGCCTGACTTTGAGCTGGCGTTGCGGGATGAGGCGGGGGCGTCGGTGGAAGCGGGTGAGGTGGGGGAGTTGTATGTGCGGGGGCCGGGGATGCTGGATGCGTACCTTGTGCCGTGGCGGCCGGGGGGGGCGGCGTTGTCGGAGGGGTGGTTTCGTACGGGGGACTTGGCACGGCGGGACGCGGAGGGGGATGTGTTTCTCGTCGGGCGCGGGAAGACGGTGATCAACGTGGCGGGGCTGAAGTGCTTTCCGGAAGAGGTGGAAGCGGTGTTGAACGCGCATCCGCAGGTGCGCGAGTCGCGGGTGTATGGTCGGGGGCACGCGCATGTGGGGACGGTGCCGGTGGCGGAGGTGGTGCCGATGGATATCGATTCGCCGCCGACGGCGGCGTCGCTGTCGACGCATTGCAGGCAGTTGCTGGCGGCGTACAAACGGCCGATGCAGTTTCAGTTTGTCGACGCGCTGCAGCGGACAGCGAGCGGGAAGATTCGGCGGGCAGTGGGGGAGGCAGAGGGGGCTTGA
- a CDS encoding acyloxyacyl hydrolase, translated as MQRIALHAWIAIAALAIATFSQSADACESCNNYQLSLAVQHDDLDHAAREARHEQRPAPFTEGSWTLDAVGFATSDVSPGANADIYGTAIGGSYYFADALAIRLETIGLASYQSGDDAYGGGLGLHGRWHFLQRQNFTLFFEGGGGMIYTNVSLPDGDRARNRDGTHFNFTATMILGLTYQLTENLHLNTGLRYIHISNARRNGKKRNPATEAVGGQLGLTWSF; from the coding sequence ATGCAACGTATCGCTCTTCACGCATGGATCGCCATCGCCGCGCTCGCCATCGCCACATTCTCGCAGTCGGCCGACGCCTGCGAGTCCTGCAACAACTACCAGCTCTCACTCGCCGTCCAGCACGACGACCTCGACCACGCCGCCCGCGAGGCTCGGCACGAACAACGCCCCGCCCCCTTCACCGAAGGCTCGTGGACCCTCGACGCCGTCGGCTTCGCCACCTCCGACGTCAGCCCCGGCGCCAACGCAGACATCTACGGCACCGCCATCGGCGGCAGCTACTACTTCGCCGACGCACTCGCCATACGGCTCGAAACCATCGGACTCGCTTCATACCAGTCCGGCGACGACGCCTACGGCGGCGGGCTCGGCCTACACGGCCGATGGCACTTCCTCCAACGACAAAACTTCACGCTCTTCTTTGAAGGCGGCGGCGGCATGATCTACACCAACGTCAGCCTCCCCGACGGCGACCGCGCCCGTAACCGCGACGGCACACACTTCAACTTCACCGCAACCATGATCCTCGGACTCACCTACCAGCTCACCGAAAACCTCCACCTCAACACCGGCCTCCGATACATCCACATCTCCAACGCGCGACGCAACGGCAAAAAACGAAACCCCGCCACCGAAGCCGTAGGCGGACAACTCG
- a CDS encoding FAD-dependent oxidoreductase, whose protein sequence is MRCDVLVIGGGSAGLAAAVAAARAGAKVVLVERHGALGGMASAALVHSICGLYLLRDESGTAGRPTYANVGLATELAGRLIAVGGAWGPTRMGRVDVLMQHPPALACVADAMVGEAGVTVCLHSEVISVERAGERVAAVEVSCRGRRWRIEAEAVVDASGDGVVAAMGGLAFEQAGGERLQRPAFIFAMQDVAAEGVTGEARLRLAGQVAAAVRDGRLPTGALGMAVRGTGRGGEAYVTIDLAGDVDGAYDPTQPSCLSALEVVGRSLAAAVAGYLRAEAAGFERSTISAFPTRVGVRESRRVVGRYCLTAEDLECGAAFDDGVAVATWPRELRETARGARLRFPRNGRACDVPLRALHAAGAANLFMAGRCMSCDHEAQASVRVIGTCLATGEAAGLASATWADVGAVDAAAVRRAREQWVLPVSERWGEGGSGF, encoded by the coding sequence ATGCGATGTGACGTGCTGGTGATCGGCGGGGGGAGCGCAGGGCTGGCGGCGGCGGTGGCGGCGGCGCGCGCGGGGGCGAAAGTGGTGCTGGTGGAACGGCATGGCGCGCTGGGGGGGATGGCGTCGGCGGCGCTGGTGCATTCGATCTGTGGGCTGTATCTGTTGCGTGATGAGTCGGGCACGGCGGGGCGGCCGACGTATGCGAATGTGGGGCTGGCGACGGAGTTGGCGGGGCGGTTGATCGCGGTGGGCGGCGCGTGGGGGCCGACGCGGATGGGGCGGGTGGATGTGTTGATGCAGCATCCGCCGGCGCTGGCGTGCGTGGCGGATGCGATGGTGGGTGAGGCGGGGGTGACGGTATGCCTGCATAGCGAAGTGATCTCGGTGGAGCGGGCGGGTGAGCGTGTGGCGGCGGTGGAGGTGAGCTGTCGCGGGCGACGGTGGCGGATCGAGGCGGAGGCGGTGGTGGATGCGAGCGGGGATGGGGTGGTGGCGGCGATGGGCGGGTTGGCGTTCGAGCAGGCGGGGGGCGAGCGGTTGCAGCGGCCTGCGTTTATCTTTGCGATGCAGGATGTGGCGGCGGAAGGGGTGACGGGCGAGGCGAGGCTGCGGCTGGCGGGGCAGGTGGCGGCGGCGGTGCGTGATGGACGGCTGCCGACGGGGGCGCTGGGCATGGCGGTGCGGGGGACGGGGCGCGGGGGGGAGGCGTATGTGACGATCGACCTGGCGGGCGATGTTGATGGGGCATATGACCCGACGCAGCCGAGTTGTCTGTCAGCGTTGGAGGTGGTGGGTAGGTCGCTTGCGGCGGCGGTGGCGGGTTACCTGCGGGCAGAGGCGGCGGGGTTTGAGCGGAGCACGATCAGCGCGTTTCCGACGCGCGTGGGCGTGCGTGAGAGTCGGCGGGTGGTGGGGCGGTATTGCCTGACGGCGGAGGATCTTGAATGTGGTGCGGCGTTTGACGATGGTGTGGCAGTGGCGACGTGGCCTCGTGAGTTGCGGGAGACGGCGCGGGGGGCACGGCTGCGGTTTCCGCGCAACGGCCGAGCTTGCGATGTGCCGTTGCGGGCGCTGCATGCGGCAGGGGCGGCGAATCTGTTCATGGCGGGGCGATGCATGTCATGCGATCACGAAGCGCAGGCGTCGGTGCGGGTGATCGGCACCTGCCTGGCGACGGGCGAGGCGGCGGGCCTGGCGTCGGCGACGTGGGCGGATGTGGGGGCGGTGGATGCAGCGGCGGTGCGGCGGGCGCGGGAGCAGTGGGTGCTGCCTGTGAGTGAGCGGTGGGGGGAGGGGGGTTCTGGTTTCTAG
- a CDS encoding acyl carrier protein, which translates to MTIPDQEMLAGELTELIQSQVLETSEPLHAESDLFAAGLDSMAMMQLLLLIEQRYGVMLPASDLTTEHFGRPTDIAKLLRVRLGEQAAGEGSVGDGE; encoded by the coding sequence ATGACGATACCGGACCAGGAAATGCTTGCGGGCGAGTTGACGGAGTTGATCCAGTCGCAGGTGCTGGAGACGAGCGAGCCGTTGCATGCGGAGTCGGACCTGTTTGCCGCGGGGCTGGATTCGATGGCGATGATGCAATTGTTGCTGTTGATTGAGCAGCGGTATGGGGTGATGTTGCCTGCGTCGGATTTGACGACGGAGCACTTCGGTCGGCCCACCGATATCGCGAAGCTGTTGCGGGTGCGATTGGGCGAGCAGGCGGCGGGGGAGGGGTCGGTTGGCGATGGCGAGTGA
- a CDS encoding class I adenylate-forming enzyme family protein yields the protein MSSILARQLQSHARSRPDAVAVRLAGEGAAEAVLTWGQWAEAAAALAARLHEQTTANAVVLVGIGNHPAFHVALMGVLLADRRAMAMAPDCAGSEIAAAATRTNAEAAIGTEAFVEHAAMHGLRCVDRDELIDATAADAQAVWSRHQGDGAVLLSSSGTTGRPKIVQRGTGSLGAVGESCARGIGFQADDTVLLTIPVHHSYGLEHGLLAPLVAGTRVELVASFDAERVLARLLAGEATIFPSVPFIFEALAQAHARAGAGGLAIRRAYSAGGPLPTGVYEAWQGRLGVRLGQLYGSTEIGSVSFNDPDEPGFDPTSVGRALPGATLVVLDRETPSLNRPLGAGEQGRVAVASGGMMSCYVDQPSDELVDGYFMTNDVGWLDDRGRLTLAGRLNLLIDIDGRKVNPAEVEAVLAAHEAVAEAVVLPMRMTETMNRLKAVVVPRAGMRVDTNELRQFARGRLSGHKLPRVYEVRESLPRSATGKVLREALLCS from the coding sequence ATGTCCAGCATTTTAGCCCGGCAACTTCAATCGCATGCCCGCAGTCGGCCTGATGCGGTGGCTGTGCGCCTCGCCGGCGAAGGCGCGGCGGAGGCGGTGTTGACGTGGGGGCAGTGGGCTGAGGCGGCGGCGGCGCTGGCGGCGCGGTTGCACGAGCAGACGACGGCGAACGCGGTGGTGCTGGTGGGGATTGGCAATCACCCGGCGTTTCATGTGGCGTTGATGGGCGTACTGCTGGCGGATCGGCGGGCGATGGCGATGGCGCCGGATTGCGCGGGCAGCGAGATCGCCGCGGCGGCGACGCGAACGAACGCCGAGGCCGCGATCGGCACGGAGGCGTTTGTTGAACACGCGGCGATGCACGGGCTGCGCTGCGTCGATCGCGATGAGCTGATCGATGCGACGGCGGCGGATGCGCAAGCGGTGTGGTCGCGGCATCAAGGTGATGGGGCGGTGTTGCTGTCGAGTTCGGGTACGACGGGTCGGCCGAAGATCGTGCAGCGCGGTACGGGGTCGCTTGGCGCGGTGGGCGAGAGTTGTGCCCGGGGTATCGGGTTTCAAGCGGATGACACGGTGCTGCTGACGATTCCGGTGCATCACTCGTATGGGCTTGAGCATGGTTTGCTCGCGCCGCTGGTGGCGGGCACGCGAGTTGAGCTTGTCGCCAGCTTTGATGCCGAGCGTGTGCTTGCACGGTTGCTCGCGGGCGAAGCGACGATCTTTCCGTCGGTGCCGTTCATCTTCGAAGCGCTGGCGCAGGCGCACGCGCGGGCGGGGGCGGGCGGGCTTGCGATTCGCCGGGCGTACTCGGCGGGCGGGCCGCTGCCGACGGGTGTGTATGAGGCATGGCAAGGTCGGCTTGGTGTTCGGCTGGGGCAGTTGTATGGGTCGACGGAGATCGGCTCGGTTTCGTTCAACGACCCTGATGAGCCGGGCTTTGATCCGACGAGCGTGGGGCGGGCGTTGCCGGGCGCGACGTTGGTTGTGCTCGATCGCGAGACGCCGAGTTTGAATCGGCCGTTGGGTGCGGGCGAGCAGGGTCGCGTGGCGGTTGCGTCGGGGGGGATGATGTCGTGTTATGTTGATCAGCCGAGCGATGAGCTTGTCGACGGGTATTTCATGACGAACGACGTCGGATGGCTGGACGATCGCGGTCGGTTGACGTTGGCCGGTCGATTGAATCTGTTGATTGATATTGATGGGCGGAAGGTGAACCCGGCCGAGGTCGAGGCGGTGCTGGCGGCGCATGAGGCGGTGGCGGAGGCGGTGGTGTTGCCGATGCGGATGACCGAGACGATGAATCGGCTGAAGGCGGTGGTCGTGCCGCGTGCGGGGATGCGGGTTGATACGAACGAATTGCGTCAGTTTGCTCGTGGCCGACTGAGCGGTCACAAGCTGCCGCGGGTGTACGAGGTGCGTGAGAGCCTGCCGCGATCGGCGACGGGTAAGGTGTTGCGGGAGGCGCTGCTTTGTTCATGA